One Cupriavidus pauculus genomic window, CGCTGATGGACGCGTTGCGCGCGCGCGGCTGGGCGGGCGTGATTCCGCATTTCCGCGGCTGCTCGGGCGAAATCAACCTGGCCCCGCGCTTCTATCATTCGGGCGATGCGGCCGAGATTCGCTGGGTCTTGCAGCGGCTGCATGCGATCGATCCCGCGCGGCGGCTGCTCGTGGTCGGTATCTCGCTCGGCGGCAACGCGCTGCTGCGCTATCTGGGTGAAGATGGCAACGCCGCGGGCTTCGTGTCTGCAGCCGCGTCGGTCTCGGCGCCGCTCGACCTCGCGGCCGGCGGCGCGGCGCTCTCGCGCGGGTTCAACCTCGTCTATACGCGGATGTTCCTGCAGACGCTCAAGCGCAAGTCGCTCGCGAAGCTCGGCCAGTACCCGGGTCTGTTCGATCGCGCCACGATGCTCGCGAGCCGCGACCTCTACGCGTTCGACAACGTGGTTACCGCACCGCTGCACGGCTTTCGCGATACCGACGACTACTGGCACCGCGCCGCGAGCAAGCCGATACTCGGCGAGATTCGCGTGCCGACGCTCGTGCTCAACGCGCGCAACGATCCGTTCCTGCCCGGCCACCATCTGCCGGGCCCGGCGGACGTGAGCGACGATGTGGTGCTCGACCAGCCCGCCTATGGCGGCCACGTCGGCTTCATGACGCCGCGCGGCGGACTGCTGGGGCAGCTGCCATTGCTGCCGGTGGCGGGACACCTCGACTATCTGCCCGCACGCATCCTGCGATTCTTCGACGGCGCGGCATAAAAAAGACAGGAGACAGCGGTTATGGATGAGATCGTCAAGGCGGCCATGGCGCGCTGGCCCAATGTGCCGAACTGCTACGGCTGGCTCGCGCTCGACCGGCGCGGCCAATGGCGCATGCGCAACGAGTACGCCCAGCAGCACGGGCTGTCCGGCGATCCGATTCGCCATGCGGCGCTGATCGCCTTTATCGAACGCAACTACCAGCGCGACGAGACGGGTGGCTGGTTCTTCCAGAACGGCCCCCAGCGCGTATTCGTGTCGCTCGGCTATACGCCGTGGATCGTTCGGCTGCACGATGGCGCATTGCGGACGACCAGCGATCTCGCGTTTTCGCCGAGTGCCTGCCTCGCGGACGAGCACGGCAACGTGCTGATGACGGGAACGGTGGACGGGGTCGATGGCGAGCAGGTCGCGCTGCTGCACGACCACGACCTCGACGCGTTTGCCAGCACGAGCACATGGCATGGCGAGGCCTGTGGCGCGGCGCTCGGCGTGTTCCACTTCGGCGGCAGGGACTTCGA contains:
- a CDS encoding YheT family hydrolase, whose protein sequence is MSAIPMAAPAFGDDFHTPWWLRGGHAQTILAARFTRHARLTFRRERWNTPDGDFIDLDWTTHATQPDAPLVVMFHGLEGASDSHYAQTLMDALRARGWAGVIPHFRGCSGEINLAPRFYHSGDAAEIRWVLQRLHAIDPARRLLVVGISLGGNALLRYLGEDGNAAGFVSAAASVSAPLDLAAGGAALSRGFNLVYTRMFLQTLKRKSLAKLGQYPGLFDRATMLASRDLYAFDNVVTAPLHGFRDTDDYWHRAASKPILGEIRVPTLVLNARNDPFLPGHHLPGPADVSDDVVLDQPAYGGHVGFMTPRGGLLGQLPLLPVAGHLDYLPARILRFFDGAA
- a CDS encoding DUF2946 family protein encodes the protein MDEIVKAAMARWPNVPNCYGWLALDRRGQWRMRNEYAQQHGLSGDPIRHAALIAFIERNYQRDETGGWFFQNGPQRVFVSLGYTPWIVRLHDGALRTTSDLAFSPSACLADEHGNVLMTGTVDGVDGEQVALLHDHDLDAFASTSTWHGEACGAALGVFHFGGRDFEIAPIAEDEVPERFGFRKTPAPPAT